TTTTACAGTTTGTTGTACTATTTGGTTTCTTTATGATTAACAAAATTAGATATATAGTATCGGAAATCGGATCTGGAAATCAAACAGATATTCCACAATTCGAGGAATCAGTGAAAACTAGGAGTAAATAATATTCATCATTTAGGACATTAACTATGTGATCTTCAGGTTCTGTAATCAGTGCGTTAAGATTGACCTACTGGGGGGGTAGGGTGTAACAGTCAAACTCTTAATTTCGAAAGCCCTGTCTTTACTAACTAATATCGCTTTTTTAATTAACCGAATAGCTTGATAATAAGCACTGTACTGACATGTCAGGCTAACAGAGTATAGAAGTAGTTTATTGTTCATTGAAAGTTCAGTTGTTTTTGAGTAGAAACCAGTTTATGAAGAAGGTAGAATTACACATTACTCAAATATACAGTTATGATCTTGATTTACATGTATTCCATAAAATATACGAACACTTGGAGCAGATTCTTTATcgaaaccattcattattcaacGAATATACCTTTTCTGAATATTACTAGCTCACGGCCACAGCATAATCTACAACAGGATCTAAACCTGGTTATCTAGACTGAACTACGTCAGCAAGTGTGGACTTATTGATTGGAGAAATGAGAAATTGTCATGATTTATGTTTGCAGACAGGTGGCATGGCTTAAAACGGAGGTGGAGAAAACGAATTTATTTTTTCATGCAAAATTATAGTGTcgtcataaaatataaaaaaacccatacattaaatacattatttacacATCTTCCTTCAATCGCCCTTTAAATACTTCATGATTCTCCCAATTCTGTTTTTATTACAATTGCTCTCTGATTCCCATCCTGTTCAATCTTCTGTTGaaaggcattccacttctgattgctTCTACATACTGTTTATCTGTCagaataagtagcatacactataACGTAGCTACATGAACTTTCTATTTTCTGAATACTGAGTATTATTCTTGACTTTCCattctttaattttatttgttccTCATGCAGTGGATTTCTCATATTTAGATTTCCGTTATAGTAGATATGATTTTCTCTTCTTTGCTGATGTAAAATGTAGCAGCTTGGGCTGATACACATTCGTGTCAAGATCTCCTATTAACGATGATTAACAACactgatatgaataaaatactCATAGAACAGCCTATAGTTatattataaaaattaaatacGCATACTAACAAAACAgtacaaatgaaaaaaatatgatGAGTATACCAGGAGACTTACTCTCGTAGAATGCAATATCTAAGCGCTAAACCTAATGTATGATCTTCTCCAAAGAAAGTAAATGTTGCACGTGATTTGTCATGTGTGATATGCACTACTTCAAGCCCAACTTCACGTCCATTTAAATGACTACGATTACCTTTAGGAAATAACTGTAATTCCAAATAAATCAATAGTTAGTTTTCAAACAAGAATTACAATAAAACATGCTATCAAAACATTATAAAATGTGAAATTCAGTCGTTAGTACGATTAAAGAAACAGGCAACATCTGCACAAAGTTGGAAAAACCTTTATCCATTCGTTTACTCATACTGTTACCAATTAAGAATGGATGATTTTAAAAACGGAAATTTTTTTATCGATAATATGGAAACGGATGCAAATGTTATCAGGGTTagattttgaataaaatcactttttaacaaacaaatgaactaataaaattacgAGTACACAAAGAAACTTATGCTTGATAGCTAAAATATATGTAAGAAAATTGATGAGTTATTTAAGATAAAATCATCCCTACGGTTAACATGAATATTTTGATGGTTACCAAGAGCTCTATACTAGCTCGTCTAATTGATACTGAGcattaaattgaaataaacaagACCCTTCAAGTTATTCAGTATCATCCAACTTTTCAGATAATTTACGTATACATCTACCATGTAGGATTGAAAATACTGGTATCCTTCATATTAGATCGGATAGCTCACATTTGGAGGGAATTTATAGAACTGCTCTTATCTCATACGTAGTGTATTCTTGTTGAACTGCTTAACAACTATGTCACTTCCATAACCAGTGGGACTCAAACGCGTTGCATCTGTAGGGAGGGGGAGTTACTTGTTGCACAGTATCGCAAGTttattgaagttaaacaatGTAAGCTTTTGGGTTCTAGCTCAGTAATCCAAGGGCTCATCACGAAACATGAAGGTCTCGAATTAGACTACGTTATGtgagttcgtggatgcgcactgttgaagagttccgTTCTGGGATGAAACATGTGTCCAATGTTTCTTGGTTTCCAATAGTTGTTGAACTAAGGTCGGTTTTCTGACTTCAAGAACTTACCAAACAATCTACTTTAATGTATTTGATTTTATTCTTTGGGTGCGATAAAAGTTTTACTTGCTTTAATCCTAGGACTATTCACTTACTTACCTGTTCATCATAATTTTAAAGAATAATCTACAATTTCGATTAATATTTGCTGATTACCTGTCACTTAGTTCATACTTATACTAATCATCCGCTGTAAAGtccattgaaaataaatatatcttCATTTTACTTTTTTTCAGTGGATATATCCTTTTGATAAATTCATAAATTGCATTAGATGTAAATTATGGTAAACAGCATTTTCTGCTTTAGGTCATCAGACCAACCTGTTAGTTGGTCATGAAGGAATTTTAACAGCTCACGGCTTTTCAAAGTATCCGCTGATGTTGTCTAAAAGGACAACGAAGACCTCACTTATAGGGTAAAACATCTTCGAAATCCTAATTGAGAGCTTAATTATCTTACAATGGAACATAAAAGCATGTTGCTTAGCTCAGTGCTCACATTGTACTTTTAGACAGGtagattttattgataaactaGAAGCGACATATAGTGGTGATCAATATTTAGCTAGTAATATATATCACACTTACATACTCAATAAAAGTAAGCCGCTATTTGGACTACTCAATGGATAAGAAAACACTAAACACTGAcgcaataattaataataataataataataataataatgataataataataataaatattccaCTTTTTTGAAACTTGAGACATGccgaatttctttattttcaaaaaaaaattacaaaaggACATACTACGACTTACTAGATTTTTTTCAGTTGTATGACTTTCAGTGTTATCTTTAGGTATATCAATGAGTGGTTTACACTCCTCAACGTGATCTCCAAAACCAGGTGTTTCTGTAACAGCCATATAATGTGAACATTTGCTAATCATAACACCTAAAGCACAACGGACTAATGATGATGGAGGGCGGCTACCAGGAGCTATCGTTTCAACAGTGAAAATACAATGTGATGAATCCATCCCAACGAAAATAACATCGTCACGGAATTCAGGATGACGCATATGTTCTCGAGAACCATTATCTAAACGAGCATTATCGACAAAGGCTTGACCAGTTTTTGAGTTTATCTAAGATAAAAAGAAATGTAAAATACAGCTAGTAGGTGTAACTTTTTGTTGGATTCCACCTCTAAATTCAGTCACTTTATATTGAGATATAGAACTGGATAACACTTTATTTTACCTGCGAAATAGTCTTTATACGTTAAAAAAGATTAATTTTACTAAAGTAGGCATCATAGTGTAAAATAAAACATATCATTAGGTAGGGAGTGCACTTTACAAAATAGAAAGGCACAAATCACCCAATGATTCGGTTATGCGCCCACAAGACTAGAATACAACTTTGAGTAAAGTGCTcgtaaataattttcatttgctTCTTAGTCTCGTCAACAACGAAGAGACTTTTCCAAAGATTAGTAAGGCTTTTTAAATTATCTGTATGGTCAAAAAACACAATAGCGGTTAGGATTTCTGGCTTTCAACCAGGGGGCTCGGGTTCGCCTCCCAGCGTGATATATtaacccccaaatgccctgatgcGGCCGGGAGTGGGAAGAGTTTTCTTGCcctctcgaagtgctctcacatggccacgcgtatacagccactgccaagaaagtcctactcactgcctcctcgtgGTGGGGgcattgagaggatgaaaagcgaatgtttggcGCTTTGGACATGGAGGATTCATCTAGAagatttggaaaaccctgattccaaaccaatggtgcacatgggctccagtatcctgaagaaagaaatggcgtatgaaccaatcattggtgacaggctaccatgggactgcatttccttacgttgctccactgccttgcggaTCAGATCTTTAAGTccaaggctccgggtgtggttccctacgaaaaccacctacttcggtttgggcactcgggcagtatcatagcccacacgcgaatcaagtgacttgtgtggcgcatatgtattcggtgcccctttgtatcaatatttatgttcaaataagtaaaataaataaatattatataaaacaattagtcccattgataaatttcgataacacaactacgtcttctcattacattatcgaaatattATATAGAAGCAGAACCAAACAGATGAGTATAAATGTAGTTCAGTAAAAAGTTGCAAATGCATGCCGATATCAGGGTTTTAGTTATGCATGTTGTATGTTAGGCATTGATGCTAATCAGCCCCTTAAAATAAATTAAGCGGAGCTTAAAAAGCGAATCCTTTATTTGTCCAACGATCAATCACTACATGGCTATGACGTCACAAAAAATTATCCATCTTGTGACTGAGTTGGAAAACGACTGGATAGATATGAGACTATGTAAGACAGTAGATCCTAGTAGGATGCTCTAAATTGCTTTTGATAGTGACCGTCAATAACAATCAAGACATTACGTTGTTCTAGATTGGCCcaagaaaatagaaaaataaaagtgaatGTTATCAAATGGGTATGGGTTATTGGAATTGTAATAGGGGTGCGAGTAGTATATCCAATAAGCATTGTCATTTCACTttaattgtgtggcgcatatatatctggtgctttcttatgtgttcaaataaataaataaacaagaaaataaacGAACAGCTTAGATAATCTATTGGTTTCTCCTTTTCAGCACTCTAAAATATGGACGCTTGTTTTACCAGGTAACTGTCTATATGTTTATGTACAGGGCTATGGGACTAGCCTTATTGATCATATCTAGTTGCTGAATATCAGATGAAAGGACTGGTAAGATAAATCATTTAAGGTAAATACTTACTCCAATCACACCAGATGCAAAACTTTTTTGCAACTTAACTGCCTGTTCTCCTTCAATTGTACGAAGAAGTTTGATAATTGGATGAAATTTATAATAAGCTGCTGCAACGGGTGAAAATTTAGCATGATCCCGACCAATTCCTTTCACTGCAACACATCGAGCTTCGATTTCATCACCAAGAGCTAATTTATTGATAAGTATTGTTGATGATACTGGGATAGGAGgattattgatattaaaatgATCCTCCTGACCGGTTAGTGGTATCCACTTGAGATCCGAACTATTAAAAATCAAAGTGTTCAAAATAAGGCTTTTGTGAAGTGCATATTTTTTATGCTTGTCGTTCACTAGTAACCAACTTTATGCTTTGGCTTAAAGCAAAAATCAAATTATGGAGTCGGTTAATTCTCACTTACCCACTATAGTGTTGATATAGTGGTCCAATATTTTATCGGTGCTACGTGATAGGTGGATGTGGAGAACACGAAAAGATTTCATTTATCATTACGGTGGATACACAGAATTGAACACATGATATCAGCGACAATTTAAACTGCTTTATTATCTGATTTTTATATTGAAGGTGAATGCAAGACAGTTTTGGAGCAACATTTTGTGTGTAACAAGCATCAAATATTTCAAAACCTGCTAAATTTTTACTTAACGCTAAACTAGTACTCGGTTAGTTTTAGTATGACACAAGTAGAAATGTAATACCTATATTAGTGGATTTTTACGCTAGGTGATAATATTGTAACGTCATCACTTCTAAAGCACGATTTAGATTAGTAGTCCAgcgtgcttggtacctgtgtggttgcaccacaggattgagctgtgctattcagattgtagcgttaaagcctatacggcgtctggttctcctgtgaagcgggaCTGAGACGTATTGCTCGGGTTATAAAATTTAAGCCTGGGAGGtgtctggctctcctgttaaacgggattgagatgtactgtttgggttgtcacgtgaaagtctggatggtgtctggttctcctgaaaaccaatgtaaaattatccTGGCCCACAAGAgcatattatataactatgaatgcatcttacgatgctccactaccttttGGGGCAgacatttaggtcaaaggctccgggtgtggccccctaagaaaaccacctgcttcggtctgggcacccggacagtatcacagccctcacacaaaccaaatgcgatttgtgtggtgcatatgtatctggtgcccccttgcaccaatacttatgtgttcaaacaaataaataaaataaatagtatttCGTACTCACAGCCTACTTTAGTGTTTTAATCTCAACTTTGTCTCAACCAGCCATAGGTAAAGTAGAGCCTGGCACAcgtatcagttcaagttgccacatcacattagcacagaagaaataaattatcaaaCCAAATCCCAAAGTAGTAAGATTAacagtagtactagtagtataAAAGACTAGATGTCGAAAATAAGAAATGCATAAGAAGATAACGGAACTCAGAACTTGAAAGAAGGCAAGAAGTGGATTCATTTGCGCCATTGGGAATTATGCTGAGCCATGttattcaaagtctctaaccacgGGTTAGGATGGGCCCCAATCAAGCGGTTCACACCCAACCACAAGGCTCAGTTCGATTGTCAAattcatgaactgatgccacCATTAATATCTTTGTTTCGTATGCCAAtagttttttttgtaaattacGGGTTTATCTGTTTCTGGTACAAAAATTTTACAGGCAATATAAGCACCACGTGTCATTACATAGAAATAAAGCGCCGAACGTAGTAATGATTACCAGAATAACAACCTCTTAGTGTATTCATCCTGTAATAACTACATTTTATGGTTAGCCAAGTGCTTCGTAACGACGACGTGTTCTAACAGACTATCACTGTCGCAAATGTAACTCTTCAGGTGGGGGAAATAGCAGATAGTTAACTATTTTAGGGATTATGACCAAACAAGTAGCAGGAATAAGCCACTTTAAAAGCACAGAATGCCTTAGGATTTTATGGTATTTCTGAGAGATGAGAAGGGAAATCACCTATAAGTAAACGTAGCAAAAATACATCCCGTGTATTTCAAGGGTACACATTATTATTCATGGAGAGCACAACAAAAAAGCTACAGCATAATCGCCAAACACTCAAATTTTGGGATTTATTTGACAATATCTTCGGTCGGTGGACCTTGCGATCTCTAGAACACTACTTAAAAGAGCCGTATTGAGTTCACAGATACTAACACAACTATTCTACATTTCATGGAGCCATATCGTGAACCGCTCCTCCtgctataaataaaaataatatatttgtaatatcccaatgaatagaaaattggattttctgacgtttcgtgacttagtgtaagtcacttcttcagagaataaataaccaaattaaaattaatccaagtttaaatagtacaacggaacaatgcaagaataatatttgatcaatcaaaaaacaggtctgaacaagttgatgtcatgtcatttctgtcaaggtgattcacaattgatatgtatgtaaatttgtgtgtatgtatatgtgcattgtttaagaatgaaaacttgtgtgacctttatggtaaaaaaggatagagtttaaatttgtaatatgatagtgtgaaCTTGTGaatacgatcagactgaatggctaggatagatggttcaagtaggatgtatggtaagaccttcctttctattgagagaagtaggattaagcattatatggaacgcctcagctaccctcctttctttgtagttggaaaagcctttttgcaatattatatttttaaaatcgatttggtggttgttgaaaatggcatgaactgctattgccgatttaatttgaagttggttcaattctacaggattgttaggaggtttctttgtgtacctaatatgttctttggctctagtcacgatttcgcgggatgactctccaatataataggcatcacaatcgatacaacctaatttgtagacgcagttctgtgtgaacatgaaagggattttgTCTTTCAGACGAACTAAAGTATTACGTAGTGTGTCCGTTGTTCTGTAATACACTTTgattctgtgatgttttaagattctttggatTTCTTCTGTTGTGCCATGGCGGTATGGTAGAACTACAGTACCAATCCATGAcatttcattcgaatcattattataatgtaataaactgttttgttttaatatgcttctaataatcttcatagggaaattattaaattgtaagatgctaactatattcatttgttctttttgtttgtcttcctctgatgtgatgatcttgttagttcttctaaaaagatttaaggctagcgagatctttgcactgaaaggatgtgctgaatggaagtcaatatAAAGATTTGAATGTGTCGGTTTTCGGTAAATGGATAGGTTTAGACTTCCATTTGGATTTCTTTTTACTAAGCAATCCAAGAATGGTAGCTCACcatgtacattttcattttcattcgtgaatttgatgtgcgatgaaagtgtatttattcgttttgaaaaagatcttagatgagtcttttttataacaacaaatgtatcgtctaaatatctaagccaaattcgtggtataatgttgtgggcgaagatatttgattctatgtatGCCATAAAATGGTTGGCTACAATCGGGAACAcgggggatcccattgctacaccGTTAGTTTGTTTGAATAACATACCGTTAAAAGTAAATAGCTTTGAATTTAAGCAAAGTTTTAAAGATTTCATGATTAGACTGATGCTCAACGGACATCTGTCAGGAAGAGTATTGTCGTTCTCAATTAAACCACTAATGAATTCTAAGCATTTATCAATGGGAACACTTGTGTATAAAGAAACGACATCAAAGCTTACCATGATTTCATTCTTCTCGATGATTAATCCGGATAATTTTGATTTCAAGTCATATGtgtctt
The genomic region above belongs to Schistosoma haematobium chromosome 2, whole genome shotgun sequence and contains:
- the POLR1C_1 gene encoding DNA-directed RNA polymerases I and III subunit RPAC1, variant 3 (EggNog:ENOG410V5Q1~COG:K), giving the protein MESLVKKTCYELKDHGVLHHHGAEDRWSLSVFKKKFHVEIIRHGEESDTMEFDMINLDCSFANAVRRILVSEVPSLAIERVYVSQNTSIMPDEVMCHRLGLIPLAVDPKYFLFPTRKPPASDDLSGFDPKEHLVYDMRVGFTHSSKDSHNKSGKDKDDTLPVAQYLPVYSSDLKWIPLTGQEDHFNINNPPIPVSSTILINKLALGDEIEARCVAVKGIGRDHAKFSPVAAAYYKFHPIIKLLRTIEGEQAVKLQKSFASGVIGINSKTGQAFVDNARLDNGSREHMRHPEFRDDVIFVGMDSSHCIFTVETIAPGSRPPSSLVRCALGVMISKCSHYMAVTETPGFGDHVEECKPLIDIPKDNTESHTTEKNLLFPKGNRSHLNGREVGLEVVHITHDKSRATFTFFGEDHTLGLALRYCILRDESVSFCGYCVPHPLEDMINFDIQMKKGSAIDALRNGLQCLRDCFQHMKQTFISAMKISRSTRKSS
- the POLR1C_1 gene encoding DNA-directed RNA polymerases I and III subunit RPAC1 (EggNog:ENOG410V5Q1~COG:K); this translates as MESLVKKTCYELKDHGVLHHHGAEDRWSLSVFKKKFHVEIIRHGEESDTMEFDMINLDCSFANAVRRILVSEVPSLAIERVYVSQNTSIMPDEVMCHRLGLIPLAVDPKYFLFPTRKPPASDDLSGFDPKEHLVYDMRVGFTHSSKDSHNKSGKDKDDTLPVAQYLPVYSSDLKWIPLTGQEDHFNINNPPIPVSSTILINKLALGDEIEARCVAVKGIGRDHAKFSPVAAAYYKFHPIIKLLRTIEGEQAVKLQKSFASGVIGINSKTGQAFVDNARLDNGSREHMRHPEFRDDVIFVGMDSSHCIFTVETIAPGSRPPSSLVRCALGVMISKCSHYMAVTETPGFGDHVEECKPLIDIPKDNTESHTTEKNLLFPKGNRSHLNGREVGLEVVHITHDKSRATFTFFGEDHTLGLALRYCILRDESVSFCGYCVPHPLEDMINFDIQMKSKLF
- the POLR1C_1 gene encoding DNA-directed RNA polymerases I and III subunit RPAC1, variant 2 (EggNog:ENOG410V5Q1~COG:K), whose amino-acid sequence is MRHPEFRDDVIFVGMDSSHCIFTVETIAPGSRPPSSLVRCALGVMISKCSHYMAVTETPGFGDHVEECKPLIDIPKDNTESHTTEKNLLFPKGNRSHLNGREVGLEVVHITHDKSRATFTFFGEDHTLGLALRYCILRDESVSFCGYCVPHPLEDMINFDIQMKKGSAIDALRNGLQCLRDCFQHMKQTFISAMKISRSTRKSS